One window of the Mytilus galloprovincialis chromosome 14, xbMytGall1.hap1.1, whole genome shotgun sequence genome contains the following:
- the LOC143059501 gene encoding peroxisomal acyl-coenzyme A oxidase 1-like, which yields MSEQGVNTDLAKERLNATFDVENLTNLIYGGPEKVERRRQIHKVASEDPFYKTLKPWSYCSVEEQYENGLAKHNHIKESVDKLELNGFEDLYYYKSCVTPHEPGPLDVHYGMFIPTIEQQGTAEQKEKWLASAYSEEIKGTYAQTEMGHGTFLRGLETTATYDQKTKEFILNSPTLTSIKYWPAALGKTTNHCVVVAQLYTQGTCHGIHTFMLQTRSLEDHSVLPGIEVGVIGNKFGFGTNDNGYLKITNVRIPRDNMLMRYSKVLEDGTYIKPKNSKVSYGVMVYIRSMIVKQAFQALAEACVISIRYSAVRRQSETVPGGIEPQILDYQTQQYRLFPLLATSYALYFAGNYMSTAYSEGSQKIEKGQLEELPQLHALSAGLKAFTSYAASAGVEVCRICCGGHGYSHASGLPKIYVSVVPACTYEGENTVMMLQVARYLMKCYKDKQQGSKLPGFVSYIAEIPEKRSCMDEHLSFNCLVKAYKHRAARLIKEAAKQMQSLIQSGSPAHEAWNKSSVPLFWAANAHCHLFCVQNFVENVERSNGDSKTNEVLKAVCQLYSVHGILENLGEFIHDGFLSAQQVDYLQKAMFKLFEVIRPNAVALVDAFDIPDQVLQSCLGRYDGQVYQALYDYAKMAPMNQTEIHSTYYTHLRPLMNPETSNYSKL from the exons ATGTCAGAACAAGGTGTAAATACCGATTTAGCAAAGGAAAGATTGAATGCAACATTTGATGTGGAGAACTTAACAAATTTGATCTATGGTGGACCAGAAAAGGTCGAACGTAGAAGGCAAATTC ATAAAGTTGCAAGTGAAGATCCGTTTTACAAGACACTAAAGCCATGGTCCTACTGTAGTGTAGAAGAACAATACGAAAACGGTTTAGCCAAACATAATCACATAAAGGAGAGTGTAGACAAGTTAGAGCTCAATGGCTTTGAAGATCTGTATTATTATAAATC GTGCGTGACACCACACGAACCCGGTCCACTAGACGTACATTATGGAATGTTTATACCAACTATAGAACAACAAGGAACGGCAGAACAAAAGGAAAAATGGCTGGCATCAGCATACTCTGAAGAAATCAAAGGGACATATGCTCAAACAGAAATGGGGCATG GTACATTTCTCAGGGGATTAGAAACAACAGCAACATATGACCAAAAGACAAAAGAGTTCATACTGAACAGTCCAACATTAACATCTATAAAATATTGGCCAGCAGCTT tagGAAAAACTACAAACCATTGTGTCGTAGTGGCTCAGTTGTATACTCAAGGAACATGTCATGGTATTCATACTTTTATGCTGCAGACAAGGAGTTTAGAAGACCATTCTGTTCTCCCAG GAATAGAAGTTGGTGTCATCGGTAACAAGTTTGGATTTGGAACAAATGACAATGGATATCTTAAAATAACGAACGTTAGGATCCCAAGAGATAACATGCTAATGAGATATTCAAAG GTTTTAGAAGATGGTACCTACATCAAACCTAAAAATAGTAAAGTGTCATATGGTGTAATGGTATATATCAGATCTATGATAGTCAAACAGGCATTTCAAGCTTTAGCAGAGGCATGCGTTATATCTATACGATACAGTGCCGTTCGTCGTCAGTCAGAAACAGTTCCAGG tggTATTGAACCTCAGATATTAGACTACCAAACACAGCAGTATAGGCTATTTCCTTTATTAGCCACATCCTACGCTCTGTACTTTGCTGGGAATTATATGTCTACTGCATACTCAGAGGGTAGTCAGAAAATAGAAAAAGGACAACTAGAGGAATTGCCACAA ctTCATGCATTATCAGCAGGATTAAAAGCATTCACCTCCTATGCTGCATCTGCTGGTGTAGAGGTGTGTCGAATATGTTGTGGTGGTCACGGATATTCACATGCTAGTGGACTTCCGAAAATATACGTTAGCGTAGTACCAGCATGTACATACGAAGGTGAAAACACAGTTATGATGCTACAAGTTGCACG GTATTTAATGAAGTGTTACAAGGATAAACAACAGGGATCAAAACTTCCTGGATTTGTCAGTTATATTGCAGAGATACCCGAGAAAAGATCATGCATGGATGAACATTTATCATTCAACTGTTTAGTCAAAGCTTATAAACACAGGGCTGCAAG GTTAATAAAAGAAGCAGCCAAACAGATGCAATCATTGATACAGTCTGGTAGCCCTGCACATGAAGCATGGAACAAGAGTTCAGTTCCGCTGTTTTGGGCGGCTAAT GCTCATTGTCATCTGTTTTGCGTTCAGAATTTTGTGGAAAATGTTGAAAGAAGTAATGGCGATAGCAAAACAAACGAGGTATTGAAAGCTGTTTGTCAATTGTATAGCGTTCATGGAATTTTAGAGAATTTGGGAGAATTTATACAT GATGGATTTTTATCTGCACAACAAGTAGATTATTTACAAAAGGCGATGTTCAAACTATTTGAAGTTATTAGACCAAATGCAGTGGCACTTGTAGATGCCTTTGACATCCCAGACCAAGTACTACAGAGTTGTCTAGGACGATATGATGGACAGGTTTACCAAGCCTTATACGACTATGCTAAGATGGCTCCAATGAACCAAACAGAG attCACAGTACTTATTATACACACCTTAGACCACTGATGAATCCAGAGACATCAAATTATTccaaactataa
- the LOC143059502 gene encoding rhodopsin, GQ-coupled-like produces MNNTACEHLSSKPNYTIAVFAILLAFFTIVCNLMLIFVIQSTKRLHTCTNAFVTSLAVSDFIHGCLKMPFVAVANLNANWVPDSSLCHVLAYVMTTGRISATLSLTMLSIDRCIAIYKPVQYSSIITPFSSGSVILCLWTISFLIACIPFMGHISYHFDAQESLCMFTGLSWTFHVLILTIMSTFIPTLVIIVALCIIVREARFRHRIFALATVPIVLSNVQPKNPIKTLRAMRSLFFIAFAYLIFCIPEAIWFLVKVHVTDCLSTKLVNFKTIWSMICCFMTPVIIAIFNKSYHKRLHHLICRKCCRSSRKKVSDFSVSTGLHSILEASYTISHFRPIPKNIILLASESSRIHLRNSVQANPTAQSRTLFEKPMLQKAMSSQEFG; encoded by the coding sequence ATGAATAATACAGCATGTGAACATTTGAGTTCTAAACCAAATTACACAATTGCAGTTTTTGCCATATTATTGGCTTTTTTTACAATAGTTTGCAATCTTATGCTGATATTCGTAATACAAAGCACAAAACGTcttcatacatgtacaaatgcGTTTGTGACATCACTTGCAGTTAGTGACTTTATTCACGGATGTTTAAAAATGCCATTTGTTGCTGTAGCAAATCTTAATGCGAATTGGGTACCAGACTCATCATTGTGTCACGTGCTAGCATATGTTATGACGACAGGAAGAATATCTGCGACATTATCTCTTACGATGCTGTCTATTGATAGATGTATTGCTATTTATAAACCTGTTCAATACTCCAGTATTATAACGCCTTTCTCGTCCGGAAGTGTAATTCTTTGCTTATGGACCATAAGTTTTCTGATTGCATGTATTCCGTTTATGGGACATATTAGCTATCATTTTGACGCTCAGGAATCCTTATGCATGTTTACCGGATTGTCATGGACATTTCACGTGCTGATTCTCACGATCATGTCTACGTTTATTCCTACTCTGGTGATCATTGTTGCCCTATGCATCATAGTGAGAGAAGCTAGATTCCGGCATCGTATTTTCGCATTAGCAACCGTACCAATAGTTCTATCTAATGTTCAGCCCAAAAATCCAATTAAAACTTTGCGTGCAATGAGATCGCTATTTTTTATTGCTTTTGCGTATCTAATATTTTGCATACCGGAAGCAATTTGGTTTCTGGTCAAAGTACACGTTACAGACTGTTTGTCGACAAAATTAGTAAATTTTAAGACGATTTGGTCAATGATATGCTGTTTTATGACGCCAGTAATAATAGCAATATTTAACAAGAGTTATCATAAAAGATTACACCATCTCATTTGCCGGAAATGCTGTAGAAGCAGCCGGAAGAAAGTTTCAGACTTTTCAGTTTCAACGGGTTTACATTCTATTTTAGAGGCATCTTATACAATCAGCCATTTCCGTCCGATTCCGAAAAATATAATTCTGTTAGCAAGCGAATCCTCGCGGATACATTTGAGAAATTCTGTTCAAGCGAACCCAACTGCTCAATCACGGACTCTTTTTGAAAAGCCTATGCTTCAAAAAGCGATGTCATCACAAGAGTTTGGATGA